The genome window GACTCGAGGTGCCGACGGTCGCGCCGTCGGGCAACTCCTCGAGGCTCGAGCCGTCAGGTGTCACCAGCACGTCGCCAGGGGAGCCGCGTTCGGGGACGGCGGCCGTCACCAGCTGCTGGGGCTGTTCGGTCGGCATGTCCTTCATCGAGTGGATCGCGCCGTCGAGGTCGCCATCGAGGACCCGTTCGTCGAGTTCGCGGACGAACGCCCCGGTTTTCCCCAGCCGGTGGATGAGTTCGTCCTGGATCTGGTCACCGGTCGTCTCTACTGTCAGGAGCTCGACCTCGTATCGGCGATCCTCCAGAGCCTCTTTCACCAGCGTCGCCTGTCGCCGGGCGAGTGTGGACCCCCGTGTCGCCAGTCGCAACGTCCCGCGTGTTCTCATGGGCGGTACTCCACGCTTGGAGTATGAAAAGCGCACGCTTATGCGGCGGACGACTCTTCGTCGTCCGGCCGTCCCGCTGGGCAGGGTCACGTACACTCGAGCGGTCGTCACGTCTCGACGGCCCGTCGCCGGAAGAGATAGTAGCCGGCGAGGACTGGCTGTAGCGGCGGGACGAACAGACTCACGAACGCAAGCCCGAGGTAGAGCCCGGGGTTCGGCCGCCACGAGTCGCCGTAGGTGCTCACGTAGGCGGCGTCCTGATGAATTGCGATCGGGAACGTGCCAAATGCGATCGCTCCTGCGAGTCCGACCGCTGCGGTAAACAGCGACGGAATCGCGAGGACGAGCGCGACGACGGCCGCGATGAGCCCGAAGAGTGAGGTCGAAAGCGAGAGCGCCACGACGAGCCACCAGCGCGACCAGCCCGGCGGCGTCCCGAAGCGCCGATGTCGACGAGCGAGATAGACCACGCCGGCCGCCGGCGCCCAGAGGAGCCCGAAGACGGCGTTGAGCCACGGGCTCGGTTTCCAGCTGCCGCTAGCTCGAGGCTGGCGGCGAACGCGCCGTGCGTCGAGTCCGAGTGCGACCGCCACACCCAGTGTGAGCACCGTGTAGCCAAACGTTCCGAACAGGACGAGCCCCGACTGGAGCCCGGGGACGCCCGGCTCGGCGTCCTGGAGGATGCCGACGACCCCGACGCCGATCACCGGCGGAACGGCATAGAGCAGGCGCTCGAGGACGCGTGCCCAGTCGACCTCGCGAGCGCCAGTCATGCGTCCCATCATGGCGTTTGGCGCCGTCGATGAGCGCGCGTTCGTCCGTCCGGACCGTCGACGACGGACCGAACCGCGACGAATGACCGTTTCGACCTGATCACGACGAGACGGGCTTCGTGATCAGAGGGCTTCTTTGTACGCCTCGAGGGTCCGTTCGACGTCCTCGTCGGTGTGGGCGTAGCTGACGAACTGACACTCGAACTGGTTTTGGCTGAGGAAGATCCCCTGCGCTTTCATCTGGCCCCAGAAGACCCGCCGCCAGCGTTCGGTCTCGGCGTTTTTGACGTCGGCGGCGTTTTTCGGACAGTGGTCGTAACGCGGACAGGTCGGGTTCTGTCGACAGCCGTCGGTGCAGGCTTCGTCCAGGCTGTTCTTCCCGGGGCCTGCTCTCGTGAAGATCACTTTGAACATGCTGTCGGTGCCGACGACGGTGTACTCGGGCGCTTGGTCGGCGACGATCTCCGAGAGGCCCGTCCGAAGCCGCTCACCCAGTCCGTTGACGTGATCGTAGACGCCGTTTTCGGCGGCGAACTGTAGCGTCTCGAGGCCGGCGGCCATCGTCACGGGATGGCCCGAGAAGGTGCCGGCCTGAAAGACCGGCCCCGAGGGGGCGAACTGCTCGATGATGTGGGCTTTGCCGCCGATTGCGCCGACGGGGAAGCCGCCCCCGATGATCTTTCCGAAGGTGGTAATGTCGGGCGTCACGCCGAACTCACTCTGGGCACAGCCGAGGCCGCCGACGCGAAAGCCGGTGATGACCTCGTCGAGGATGAACAGCGAGCCGTGTTCGTCGGTGAGCTCCCGGAGGAACTCGAGATAGCCGTCCTCGGGGGAGACGATGCCGTAGTTGCCGAGAATCGGTTCGGTCATCACGGCCGCGATGTCCTCGCCATGTTCTTCGAAGACCGCTCGCATCGCGTCTTCGTCGTTGAACGGGACGGGAAGGGTGTGCTCGGCGAACGAGTGGGGGACGCCCGCCGAAGACGGCTGTGGATTCTCGGCGTCACCTTCGACCAGCGTCGACTCCTGGGCCCCGTGGTACCCACCCTGCATGACGACGATCTTGTTCCGGCCGGTGTAGCCGCGGGCGAGGCGGACGGCGGAGGTCGTCGCCTCGGTGCCCGAGTTGACAAAGCGGATCTTCTCGACGCTTGGGACGTGGCGGACGACGAACTCGGCGAGGTCGACCTCGACCTCTGTCGGCGTCCCGTACATCGGCCCTTCGCTGGCGTTTTGCTGGATCGCCGCGCGTACCTGGTCGGGCAGGTCGTGGCCCAAGAGGAGCGGACCGAGCCCCATCACCCAGTCGACGAGTCGGTTGCCGTCGGCGTCGATGACGTGGCCGCCGTCGCCTTTCTGGACGAAGAATGGGTACGGTTCGATCGCCGCGCGAACCGCGGAGTTGACGCCACCGGGCATGACCGACAGTGCCCGATCGTACAGCTCGCGTGAGTTGTCGTCGTTCATAACCGGCCGTACGGAAGCCGACGGCAAAGTAGTACCGAGGTTCACTCGAGCGCTTCCGACCTTTCCTCAGACCGCAAAACTGTGTGGCGCTCGAGTGGGTCGATCCGGCTGACCGTAGGTGGCTGCCGGGAGACGGTTCCAGTCGCCTGTCGGGAGGGTCCGTCCGGTTAGACCGCCTCCGTGCCAGTCTCGCCGGTGCGAACCTGACAGGCGTCGGCGACCGGGAGGACGAAGATCTTCCCGTCGCCGGGTTCGCCAGTGTTCGCGGCCTCGCGGATGGCGTCGACGACGTCCTCGGTCGGAACGTCGGCCACGACGCACTCGATCTTGACCTTCTGGTGGAGGTCGACCGTGTACTCCTCGCCGCGCCACTGCCCTTTCTTCGCAGGCTGGGAGCCCCGGCCGGAGACGTTCGTGACGGTCAGCGACGGCGCGCCGACTTCAGCCAGCGACTGCTTGATCGCGCCCAGGCGGTCGGGGCGGACGATTGCAGTGACGAGTTCGATGCCCGACTCGGAGGTGCTCGAGCCGCCGTCGGTGCGCAGTTCGCCGCCGTCGGTGGCGATCTCAGGCTTGCCGAACTCGGGGTAGGTGTCGACGCCGTGTTCGGCGAGGTCCAGCCCGTCGCGTTCGTGTTCGGAGGTGACTCGAGCCTCGCCGACGAGTCTGAACGCGCCCCAGATGGCCGCGGTCGCGGCGACGGTCCAGATCGTGATGACGGCGACGCCGACGATCTGGGGAACGAATGCGCCCGCTTCGATCGAGAGGATGCCGCCGGCGACGAGGCCGCCGCCGACCGCGGTGCCCTCGATCGACCAGAGCGGGTAGATGATCAGCCCGAGCATGCCCGCAGAGCCGTGGACGGGGAACACCGCACAGACGTCGTCGATCTTCAGGCGCTGTTCGACGAATCGGAAGACGATCGGGAGCTGTGCGCCGGCGAGGAAGCCGATCGCGATCGCACCCATGGGGGTGATGAGGTCAGTCGGGCCAGTGACGCCGACGAGGCCTGCCAGCATCCCGTTGGCGACATACAACGTGTCGACCTTGCCGTTGATTTTGAGCGAGACGACCGAAGCGCCGATCGCGCCCAGCCCCATCCCCAGTGCCGTGACCATCGCGACGCTACCGACGTAGTCGAAGTCGGCGAGTTCGAAGGTTCCAGGGTCGATCACGGTCGCAGCCGTGCCGACGTTGAAGCCGAACCAGCCGAAACAGAGGATCAACGTTCCCAGGACGGCGAAGGTCATCGAGTGACCGGGGATGACGTTCGACGTCCCGTCGTCGTTGTACTTGTCCATCCGTGCGCCGAGGATCCAGGCCGCGGTGAGGCCAGCAACGCCGCCAACGCCGTGGACGACCATCCCGCCCGCGAAGTCCGCGAAGCCAAAGGCCGCGAGGATCGGCGTCCCGCCGGGGGCGTACCAGACCATCGCCGCGACGACCGGGTAGATGACCGCCGCGAGCAAGAACGTGTAAGCAACGTACGCACGCAGTTTCGCGCGACCAGCGACGGCCCCCGAGACGATCGTGGCGGCAGTCATCGCGAACACCGCGCTGAACAGCCACATCGCCCAGTCGAACGACCCCTCACCGAACATCGTCAATGGCGAGGACTCACCGCCGCCAAGCGCTGAACCAACGTTATTCGAGAGTCCCATCCCGATCACGAAGAAGACGCCGATCCCGACCGCCCAGGTCAGCATGTTCTTGGTCAACTGGTTTGCGACGTTCTTCGAGCGGACCTGTCCCGCCTCGAGCATTGCGAACCCGGCGTGCATGAAAAAGATCAGGAACGTCACGGTGAGCGCCCACATCAGGTTCATCCCCGTCGCGAGCGACTCGAGATCGGAGGCACTCACCTCGAAGACTACAGGATCGATCATTGGCACACCTCCTGGCTGGTCGCTTCGTTTTGCTCTCGCAGTGACTGGTCGGCTGCGAATAAACGTTCGTCCACGGTCGATGCCCCTTCTGCTATAGTCGTATTCCGAATCACGATTGAGTGACACGAAGTAACCCAATATAATGATTAGCGTTGTGGTTTGTCTACAATTAGGGTCCTACGCTGGCGTTCCTCAAAATCTAAGTGAGGTTTAATCTATATAAGGTCGATGAACGTCGCGATCAATCTCGACGACGACTATGTTCTGGTCGTTCGTCCACCCAGAATCGCTCTCACAATCCGGACGTTCGGCATCGACGAACGCTATCTGGCGGCTCGAGCCCGTGGCTCCGACCAGCGGACCTCGGGCGCGGCAGATGTTGCCACGCGACATTCAGCGAACTGCCCAACTGGACGTTCGTCAGAATCGGGGCCACAACTGTACTCGTCGACGACCGCCGACGGTCGTCGTGGGTCGCCTACGTGAGTTCTTCGGCGACGTCCTCGGCGAAGTACGTCAGGATCAGATCTGCACCCGCCCGCTTGATCGACAGCAGCGACTCGAGCGCGACGGCCTCGATGTCGAGCCACCCCTTCTCGGCGGCGGCGTGAAGCATGGCGTACTCGCCGGAGACGTTGTAGGCGGCGACGGGGTGGTCGAACTCTCTACGCAGGGCAGAGACGATGTCGAGGTAGGGCAGCGCGGGTTTGACCATCAGCACGTCCGCACCCTCTTCGACGTCGAGGCGGACCTCGCGTAGCGCCTCGCGGGCGTTCGCCGGGTCCATCTGGTAGTGACGTCGGTTCCCGAAGCTCGGCGCGCCGTCGGCGGCGTCGCGAAACGGCCCGTAGAAAGCACTCTCGTACTTGGCGGCGTAGCTCATGATCGGGACGTGGTCGTAGCCCTCGTCGTCCAGTGCCCCGCGAATCGCGGCGACCATCCCGTCCATCATCCCGCTGGGAGCGACCATGTCCGCGCCGGCGTCGGCATGGGAGACGGCGATGCGCTCGAGTGCCTCGAGCGTCGCGTCGTTGTCGACGGTCAGCGTCGGATCGTGGTCACAGCCGGGGCCGTGTTCGTGGTCGACCTCACCACGAAGTTCCTTCTCGAGCGGGCCGCAATGGCCGTGGTCGGTGTACTCACAGAGACAGACGTCGGTGACGACGTAGGCGTCCGTTTCAGCGGTGATCCGACGGGTCGCCTCCTGGACGACGCCGTCGTCGACCCACGCACGGGTACCTTCGGGGTCTTTCGATTCGGGGATTCCGAAGAGCATGACGGCCTCGACGCCGGTCTCGAGCACCTCCTCGACGCGGGCAACGCTCTCGTCGATCGGCACCCGCTCGTGGCCGGGCATCGACTCGATCGGCACTCGCTCGTCCGTCGTCGCGTCGACGAACACCGGGGCGATGAAATCGGTGGGCTCGAGACTCGTCTCGCTGACGAGGTCGCGAACCCGATCCTGTCGGAGTCGACGGGGTCGGTGGGTGAGGTCCATACTCGCCCTACCGAGGGGACGGCCAAAAGCGGTGCGCTCGAGGGCTGCGTCTGTCGTGTCCGTTCGCCGGGACTGCTGTAGTCCTTGGAGCCTCTTCAACCGCTCTTGATTGTGTCGTGTCCGTGCGAGCGGGAGGCCGGTCAGGAGTCCCGTCGCGCCGGCGGCTCGCGGCTGGCGAGTTTGCCGAACAGGGCTCGCCGGTCGGCGACCTCCCGGTA of Natrarchaeobaculum sulfurireducens contains these proteins:
- a CDS encoding ammonium transporter; translated protein: MIDPVVFEVSASDLESLATGMNLMWALTVTFLIFFMHAGFAMLEAGQVRSKNVANQLTKNMLTWAVGIGVFFVIGMGLSNNVGSALGGGESSPLTMFGEGSFDWAMWLFSAVFAMTAATIVSGAVAGRAKLRAYVAYTFLLAAVIYPVVAAMVWYAPGGTPILAAFGFADFAGGMVVHGVGGVAGLTAAWILGARMDKYNDDGTSNVIPGHSMTFAVLGTLILCFGWFGFNVGTAATVIDPGTFELADFDYVGSVAMVTALGMGLGAIGASVVSLKINGKVDTLYVANGMLAGLVGVTGPTDLITPMGAIAIGFLAGAQLPIVFRFVEQRLKIDDVCAVFPVHGSAGMLGLIIYPLWSIEGTAVGGGLVAGGILSIEAGAFVPQIVGVAVITIWTVAATAAIWGAFRLVGEARVTSEHERDGLDLAEHGVDTYPEFGKPEIATDGGELRTDGGSSTSESGIELVTAIVRPDRLGAIKQSLAEVGAPSLTVTNVSGRGSQPAKKGQWRGEEYTVDLHQKVKIECVVADVPTEDVVDAIREAANTGEPGDGKIFVLPVADACQVRTGETGTEAV
- the hemB gene encoding porphobilinogen synthase gives rise to the protein MDLTHRPRRLRQDRVRDLVSETSLEPTDFIAPVFVDATTDERVPIESMPGHERVPIDESVARVEEVLETGVEAVMLFGIPESKDPEGTRAWVDDGVVQEATRRITAETDAYVVTDVCLCEYTDHGHCGPLEKELRGEVDHEHGPGCDHDPTLTVDNDATLEALERIAVSHADAGADMVAPSGMMDGMVAAIRGALDDEGYDHVPIMSYAAKYESAFYGPFRDAADGAPSFGNRRHYQMDPANAREALREVRLDVEEGADVLMVKPALPYLDIVSALRREFDHPVAAYNVSGEYAMLHAAAEKGWLDIEAVALESLLSIKRAGADLILTYFAEDVAEELT
- the hemL gene encoding glutamate-1-semialdehyde 2,1-aminomutase: MNDDNSRELYDRALSVMPGGVNSAVRAAIEPYPFFVQKGDGGHVIDADGNRLVDWVMGLGPLLLGHDLPDQVRAAIQQNASEGPMYGTPTEVEVDLAEFVVRHVPSVEKIRFVNSGTEATTSAVRLARGYTGRNKIVVMQGGYHGAQESTLVEGDAENPQPSSAGVPHSFAEHTLPVPFNDEDAMRAVFEEHGEDIAAVMTEPILGNYGIVSPEDGYLEFLRELTDEHGSLFILDEVITGFRVGGLGCAQSEFGVTPDITTFGKIIGGGFPVGAIGGKAHIIEQFAPSGPVFQAGTFSGHPVTMAAGLETLQFAAENGVYDHVNGLGERLRTGLSEIVADQAPEYTVVGTDSMFKVIFTRAGPGKNSLDEACTDGCRQNPTCPRYDHCPKNAADVKNAETERWRRVFWGQMKAQGIFLSQNQFECQFVSYAHTDEDVERTLEAYKEAL